One stretch of Juglans microcarpa x Juglans regia isolate MS1-56 chromosome 3D, Jm3101_v1.0, whole genome shotgun sequence DNA includes these proteins:
- the LOC121254028 gene encoding anaphase-promoting complex subunit 13 isoform X2, with translation MAEISLGVLIDIVDEEWMRDTLPDDDLPLPPLVVRTEEAEDSRSMWFFGYVLWLQDWEQWKIPALILMLLLYS, from the exons ATGGCAGAAATAAGTTTGGGAGTACTCATAGATATTGTGGATGAAGAGTGGATGAGAGACACCTTGCCTGATGATG ATCTTCCACTGCCGCCTCTGGTTGTTCGGACTGAAGAAGCCGAGGACTCAA GAAGTATGTGGTTTTTTGGCTATGTTTTGTGGCTGCAAGACTGGGAACAGTGGAAAATCCCTGCTTTGATATTAATGCTTTTGTTATACTCTTAA
- the LOC121254028 gene encoding anaphase-promoting complex subunit 13 isoform X1 yields the protein MAEISLGVLIDIVDEEWMRDTLPDDDLPLPPLVVRTEEAEDSNQESQQVGGDAWHDLALGTTQ from the exons ATGGCAGAAATAAGTTTGGGAGTACTCATAGATATTGTGGATGAAGAGTGGATGAGAGACACCTTGCCTGATGATG ATCTTCCACTGCCGCCTCTGGTTGTTCGGACTGAAGAAGCCGAGGACTCAA ATCAGGAGTCTCAACAGGTTGGTGGAGATGCTTGGCATGATCTTGCATTAGGCACCACTCAATAG